A stretch of Bos taurus isolate L1 Dominette 01449 registration number 42190680 breed Hereford chromosome 5, ARS-UCD2.0, whole genome shotgun sequence DNA encodes these proteins:
- the LOC104972622 gene encoding polycystin family receptor for egg jelly-like: MGPGPALLLLGLGLGLGCGPGRPPPPPAPAQAPGSPSRDRPIPTPAAARSAASETRALVQARRPEAALRSVRASRDPGERGAGFGGLGAGRARVSLRARAAPGGGIFLSGRRGLCLPAGRPPSLVPRCVRAHVQLRARRAPAAAAPAPVDLQLSAPGGRLSLRWLSRLPRSLGPLEWTFRLGLLGPAAAESRALPRRALQRGRRSYPGFVARTECPTDRPTPVVLEAVSLNSSEPTESSVSYQVLRPWPCKLDPVRINRNDDRPVRLTRDMEDTFNATVILFCPIQEYYYRGWYIYSVPYVGAVPDWTKPLEKPPVKFSRGFFEVTIPPYSLPWGVYLFNFSVVVRTRDPQVPGKNDSDRIYVVIFRRPLNAVISGPSNITINFTDGVTLNGNMSSDPEETDPLEKERLKFLWYCTTNPRRYGKKITVISKEVCLPEQVDLKWTWASGPILTLSPETLQGGRVYFFRLVIQKTSRSAFADATVHVLQGEPVASTSCIENCDQVLVLSERFSLSLDCTGCTAGRDVYRWSILTSSGQEVPLDWTGQTSTGRNGAYVSIKAFAFWNFREDKFWISLNAATWSGVTLVLRYPFVIHHVPITIDCKIVPEKGISFITQFVVICTHFKHKNIVLTYKIIVPDVHGFGEISSLKENNFGSILYLGKNSTSPPSFLPVGVLDSHYALKIIAQAYNTSLGAFSQVNLYATVRPPTDVKSSPTVLEELSNFTVGPNSSLSTLLQQQDFLNASYLIYVVASVLNSMKTDASLQADKIKLREHFFNQTLILPINTLVNISQVVMAVTKLTENTSEISAFSQKLATVRTWQASQTLQDSHQRDKSISSEQIESVCTGILTTLSNILKLLVHYEVFEEPFHVVESLADTVLAVKVPENETTALRTSNFKMYVKKTEKWNVTKFFSTQKHCQNCFYPSLNVNSVPSLPASAPISTMFCEFADDPFPWLNYGENILTQVVGFRMTGVEATGDVIEIPPDAVEVHLIRKNLSFGSFNLTVGPSSEPYAVDESATKTTGAFSFVVDSTAGRDVLIHIMTDVSVLFTVSVYAGREITPNSFMTSYLVPHKIPPIANESDLFDPECAVKEARVVCLPAALVQVIAQRTDSSECTIAVVLQAPRFVLKPNNKLVRISVFSSECLDMFGIQSDWREDTCAVGEKTTWQRVHCICKNPRRAKRQLDIIKQANLRLHTHYLTAKVIVVPNPVDLRVETVKNVAPNLVTLFTVLLILLLYLILAFWALHRDETDQYLRNHVIVLLDNDPYDNVCYLVTVFTGSRCGSGTRANVFIQLHGTEGSSDVHCLSHPQFTTLYRGSICTFLLATKKDLGDIHSLRVWHNNEGRSPEWYLSRIKVENLFSRHIWLFMCREWLSIDTSLDRTFLVTPPDKPLKKMDFFLIDLSYKLGRSHLWFSVFPAVISTPFNRFQRLSCCLAMLLSMLLCNSMFFNLEKENEGETEEWRFIELMVIGLESAFITLPVQLVITCLFMYSQRRPQVTLGEVTPRKHPLKPPASQHWEERLGNWHAYEIDKASSQKPVSKRHGVKPKGSVNVTSKRQPPAKQAESQGSPIKSKVSRTESKVSRTQRRVSGKQHQVSHTQGRNINTNNPNIEDNTDVSVEKQSSHPGLASLKEKTRIVLPRWCICIAWVLVFLICSISSFFIILYGLSYSYKKSIAWLFASFCAFILSVFLVQMSKIILISACRTSKAKYGKNLSWIGDYRFTEIKLHNTWKDPEEMRRSQASVMELRNSRMYQPLTQDEITIFQRKKRIKRRAFLFLSYILTHFIFLALLLSLVAVLRPTDSFYYNQFIRDQFSVDLAGVTRLEDIYQWLNRVLLPLLHNDPNPTFFPDSSSKILGLPLMRQVRAQPGEIMCLPAKKFVEGSLKGEIRCHPEYGIDPEDTKNYSGSWNRVSKRDTDKTTRGFTYRPPEKRWAYSSYGLLHTYGSGGYAFYFFPAEQQFNSTLRLSELQKSHWLDEKTWSVIVELTTFNPDISLLCSISVIFEVSQLGVVNTSLNAHSFLLADFNRKNSADSAENYLYLAIFIFFLAYTVVEVYVITQERTAYLQSVYNLLNFALKCIFTLWIILFFRKHFLAIGVVRAYRSNPEDFIPFHAVAQVDHTMRVILGFLVFLTILKMLQYSRVFYDVRLAQRAIQIALPGICHMALVVSVYFFVFMAFGYLVFGQHEWNYSDMIHATQTMFSYCVSAFENTEFFNNRVLGVLFLSSFMLVMICILINLFRAVILSAYEEMKQPVYEEPSEEVEAMTYLCRCLRSAFCCLCFKPRAEDEPKFFINMVYGQPEKNSRHYLGLKTRNINGKKMVYLVV, encoded by the coding sequence ATGGGGCCCGGGCCGGCTCTCCTGctcctgggcctgggcctgggcctgggctgtGGGCCCGGCCGCCCGCCTCCGCCCCCGGCTCCCGCGCAGGCGCCCGGCTCGCCGTCCCGAGACCGACCCATCCCGACGCCCGCCGCGGCCCGAAGTGCCGCGTCCGAGACCCGGGCCCTCGTCCAGGCGCGGCGGCCGGAGGCCGCGCTCCGCTCGGTCAGGGCCTCCCGGGACCCCGGGGAGCGGGGCGCAGGCTTTGGCGGCCTTGGGGCCGGCCGCGCCCGCGTCAGCCTCCGGGCCCGCGCGGCCCCGGGCGGCGGCATCTTCCTGAGCGGCCGCCGCGGCCTCTGCCTGCCGGCCGGGCGGCCCCCGAGCCTCGTGCCGCGCTGCGTCCGCGCGCACGTCCAGCTGCGCGCCCGccgcgcccccgccgccgccgcgcccgcGCCGGTGGACCTGCAGCTGTCCGCGCCCGGCGGCCGGCTCTCCCTGCGCTGGCTGTCCCGCCTGCCGCGCTCGCTCGGGCCTCTGGAGTGGACCTTCCGCCTCGGGCTGCTCGGGCCCGCGGCCGCCGAGAGCCGCGCGTTGCCCCGTCGGGCTCTGCAGCGCGGCCGGCGCTCCTACCCGGGATTCGTGGCCCGAACCGAGTGTCCCACGGACCGGCCCACCCCGGTCGTCTTAGAAGCTGTCAGCCTGAACAGCTCAGAACCCACTGAGTCCTCCGTGTCCTATCAGGTATTGCGACCCTGGCCTTGTAAATTGGACCCCGTGAGGATAAATAGGAACGACGATAGACCGGTGCGACTGACCAGGGACATGGAAGACACCTTCAATGCAACAGTCATCCTCTTCTGTCCCATCCAGGAGTACTATTATCGGGGTTGGTATATCTATTCCGTTCCTTATGTAGGGGCCGTGCCTGACTGGACTAAACCTCTGGAAAAGCCACCGGTCAAGTTTAGTAGAGGTTTCTTCGAGGTGACTATACCCCCATATTCTTTACCTTGGGGGGTGTATCTGTTTAATTTCTCGGTGGTTGTCAGAACGCGGGATCCCCAGGTTCCAGGGAAGAACGACTCAGACCGCATCTATGTCGTCATTTTTAGACGTCCCCTGAATGCTGTTATTTCAGGGCCTTCCAACATCACAATTAATTTCACAGATGGGGTGACTCTCAATGGAAATATGTCTTCTGATCCAGAGGAAACAGACCCTCTAGAGAAAGAGAGACTTAAGTTTCTCTGGTACTGTACCACAAACCCAAGAAGgtatggaaaaaaaataacagtgaTAAGCAAGGAAGTTTGTCTCCCGGAGCAGGTTGATCTCAAGTGGACATGGGCTTCTGGTCCTATTCTCACACTTTCTCCAGAAACACTTCAAGGCGGCCGTGTATATTTTTTCAGACTGGTGATCCAGAAGACCAGCAGGTCAGCCTTTGCTGATGCAACGGTGCACGTGCTTCAAGGAGAGCCAGTAGCAAGCACTTCATGCATTGAAAATTGTGACCAGGTTCTGGTTTTATCAGAGAGATTCTCGTTGTCTCTGGATTGCACAGGTTGTACAGCAGGCCGAGATGTCTATCGGTGGTCCATTCTGACGTCTTCAGGTCAGGAGGTGCCATTGGACTGGACGGGGCAAACTTCAACAGGACGGAATGGTGCTTATGTGTCTATAAAAgcttttgctttctggaatttcagGGAAGATAAGTTTTGGATTTCTCTAAATGCAGCAACTTGGAGTGGAGTCACCTTGGTCTTAAGATATCCTTTCGTTATTCACCATGTCCCTATAACCATAGACTGCAAAATTGTTCCAGAAAAAGGAATTTCCTTCATTACTCAGTTTGTTGTCATTTGTACTCATTTCAAGCATAAGAACATTGttcttacatataaaataatagtTCCTGATGTACATGGTTTTGGTGAGATcagttctttgaaagaaaataactttggATCCATCCTGTATTTGGGAAAGAATTCCACATCgcccccttcctttctccctgttGGTGTGTTGGACAGTCATTATGCCTTGAAAATAATTGCTCAGGCATATAATACCTCTCTGGGAGCTTTTTCTCAGGTGAACTTGTATGCCACTGTGCGGCCTCCCACTGACGTAAAGTCATCACCAACTGTGCTGGAGGAGTTATCCAACTTCACCGTGGGACCAAATTCCTCCCTGTCTACTTTGCTTCAACAGCAGGATTTTCTAAATGCAAGTTATTTAATATACGTAGTAGCTTCTGTCTTGAATAGCATGAAAACTGACGCAAGTCTTCAAGCTGACAAAATTAAACTCCGAGAACACTTTTTCAATCAGACACTCATTCTTCCTATAAACACTCTGGTGAATATTAGCCAGGTGGTCATGGCTGTTACTAAATTAACAGAGAATACCTCTGAGATCAGTGCATTCTCTCAAAAACTGGCCACAGTGAGGACTTGGCAAGCAAGCCAAACCCTCCAAGATAGTCATCAGAGAGATAAGAGCATTTCTTCTGAGCAAATAGAAAGTGTGTGCACTGGAATCTTAACAACCTTGTCTAACATCCTGAAACTGCTGGTTCATTATGAAGTCTTTGAAGAGCCTTTCCACGTGGTTGAATCTCTAGCAGACACGGTATTGGCTGTGAAAGTGCCGGAGAATGAGACCACTGCCTTGAGGACCTCCAACTTCAAAATGTATGTCAAGAAAACCGAAAAGTGGAATGTTACCAAGTTCTTCAGCACCCAGAAGCACTGTCAGAATTGTTTTTATCCCAGCCTAAATGTGAACAGCGTTCCTAGTCTGCCTGCCAGCGCTCCGATTTCGACGATGTTTTGTGAATTTGCGGATGACCCTTTCCCTTGGCTAAATTATGGGGAAAACATTTTGACCCAGGTGGTTGGATTCCGAATGACAGGAGTGGAGGCCACGGGTGACGTGATTGAGATCCCACCTGATGCAGTGGAAGTGCACCTCATCAGGAAAAACCTGAGCTTTGGAAGTTTTAATCTCACGGTGGGACCCAGCTCAGAGCCTTATGCAGTGGATGAATCTGCGACAAAGACGACAGGGGCGTTTAGCTTTGTTGTGGACAGTACCGCAGGCAGGGACGTGTTGATCCACATCATGACAGACGTGTCCGTCTTGTTCACGGTGTCTGTGTACGCAGGCCGTGAGATCACACCCAACTCTTTTATGACCAGCTACCTGGTGCCCCATAAAATCCCTCCGATTGCCAACGAGAGTGACCTGTTTGACCCGGAGTGTGCAGTGAAGGAGGCCCGAGTGGTCTGCCTCCCCGCGGCCCTGGTGCAGGTCATAGCTCAGCGAACCGATTCCTCTGAGTGCACCATCGCTGTGGTTCTACAGGCACCTCGTTTTGTCCTAAAACCCAATAACAAGTTGGTGAGAATTTCTGTTTTCAGCAGTGAATGCTTGGACATGTTTGGGATCCAGAGCGATTGGAGAGAAGATACCTGCGCTGTGGGAGAGAAGACCACTTGGCAAAGAGTGCACTGTATCTGCAAGAACCCACGGCGGGCCAAACGGCAGCTGGATATAATCAAACAGGCCAACCTTCGCCTGCATACCCACTATTTGACGGCCAAGGTGATCGTGGTCCCTAACCCTGTGGACTTACGAGTGGAGACAGTCAAGAACGTCGCCCCAAACCTTGTGACCCTCTTCACGGTACTTCTCATTTTGCTGTTGTACTTGATCCTTGCGTTCTGGGCCTTGCACAGAGATGAAACGGACCAGTATCTTAGGAACCATGTGATAGTTCTCCTTGATAACGATCCTTATGATAATGTGTGTTATCTAGTCACTGTTTTTACAGGAAGCCGTTGTGGTTCTGGGACCAGGGCCAATGTCTTTATCCAACTGCACGGAACTGAAGGTAGCAGTGATGTGCACTGTTTAAGCCATCCACAATTTACGACTCTCTACCGAGGAAGCATCTGCACTTTCCTCCTAGCGACGAAAAAGGACTTGGGTGACATCCATTCCCTCCGTGTGTGGCACAACAACGAGGGCAGGTCCCCTGAATGGTATTTAAGTAGAATCAAAGTGGAGAATCTGTTCAGCAGACACATCTGGCTCTTCATGTGCCGAGAATGGCTTTCTATTGACACCTCTTTGGATCGAACCTTTCTTGTAACCCCCCCAGATAAGCCTCTCAAGAAAATGGACTTTTTCCTCATAGATTTAAGTTACAAGCTGGGGAGAAGCCACTTGTGGTTCTCTGTTTTTCCTGCTGTCATTTCTACACCATTCAATAGGTTCCAGAGGCTGTCCTGTTGCTTAGCCATGTTGTTGTCAATGCTTCTGTGTAATAGTATGTTCTTCAATCTAGAGAAGGAGAATGAAGGAGAGACAGAAGAGTGGAGGTTCATCGAGTTGATGGTGATCGGACTGGAAAGTGCCTTTATTACCCTCCCCGTGCAACTAGTGATCACATGTTTGTTCATGTATTCCCAGAGGAGACCTCAGGTGACTCTAGGTGAGGTTACTCCTCGGAAACATCCTTTGAAACCGCCAGCAAGCCAGCACTGGGAAGAACGATTGGGAAACTGGCATGCCTATGAAATTGACAAGGCAAGCTCCCAGAAGCCTGTGTCTAAGAGACATGGTGTGAAACCCAAGGGTTCTGTCAACGTCACCTCTAAAAGACAGCCCCCGGCCAAGCAAGCAGAAAGCCAGGGGTCTCCCATCAAAAGCAAGGTCTCCCGTACCGAAAGCAAGGTCTCCAGAACTCAAAGGAGGGTCTCTGGAAAACAACACCAGGTCTCCCACACCCAGGGAAGAAATATAAACACTAATAACCCTAATATTGAAGATAATACAGATGTTTCTGTGGAGAAGCAGTCTTCCCATCCAGGTTTGGCATCCCTCAAAGAGAAGACCAGGATTGTCCTGCCACGATGGTGTATTTGTATAGCCTGGGTGTTGGTTTTTCTCATCTGCAGTATATCTTCCTTCTTCATCATATTGTATGGACTCAGTTACAGCTACAAAAAGTCAATAGCATGGCTGTTTGCATCATTTTGTGCATTCATTTTGTCAGTCTTTCTAGTGCAAATGTCTAAAATTATATTGATCTCAGCCTGTAGAACAAGTAAGGCCAAGTACGGTAAAAACCTTTCGTGGATCGGCGACTATCGCTTCACTGAGATCAAGCTGCATAACACCTGGaaggacccagaagaaatgcGAAGGAGCCAGGCGAGTGTCATGGAGCTCCGAAACTCGAGAATGTACCAGCCTCTCACCCAGGACGAAATCACGATATTCCAAAGAAAGAAGAGGATCAAAAGAAGAGCTTTCCTGTTCCTGAGTTACATCCTCACTCACTTCATCTTTCTGGCTCTCTTGCTGAGCCTAGTCGCTGTCCTACGCCCCACTGACAGCTTTTACTATAATCAGTTTATTCGGGACCAGTTCTCTGTGGATCTGGCAGGCGTGACCAGGCTGGAAGACATCTATCAGTGGCTGAACAGGGTGCTGTTGCCTCTGCTCCACAATGACCCGAATCCCACGTTTTTCCCTGACAGCTCCTCTAAAATCCTTGGCTTGCCACTCATGAGGCAGGTGAGGGCGCAACCTGGAGAGATAATGTGTCTGCCGGCCAAGAAATTTGTGGAGGGCAGCCTCAAAGGAGAGATTCGCTGTCACCCCGAATATGGCATTGATCCAGAAGACACAAAAAACTACTCTGGGTCATGGAATAGAGTTAGTAAGCGGGACACTGACAAGACGACCAGAGGGTTTACTTATAGGCCTCCGGAGAAGAGGTGGGCGTACTCTTCCTATGGGCTGCTGCACACCTATGGCTCAGGAGGATACgccttctatttttttccagcaGAGCAGCAGTTTAATTCCACACTGAGGCTCAGCGAACTCCAGAAAAGCCACTGGCTGGATGAGAAGACGTGGTCTGTGATTGTGGAATTGACCACCTTCAATCCAGACATCAGTCTCCTCTGCAGCATCTCGGTCATCTTCGAGGTCTCTCAGTTAGGTGTTGTGAACACTAGCCTGAATGCGCACTCCTTCTTGCTCGCTGATTTCAACAGAAAAAACTCAGCCGACTCAGCAGAAAACTACTTGTACTTGGccatcttcattttcttccttgccTACACTGTTGTCGAGGTTTACGTAATCACACAAGAACGGACTGCCTACCTGCAAAGTGTATATAATTTGCTCAACTTTGCTCTAAAATGTATCTTTACCTTGTGGATCATACTCTTTTTCAGGAAGCACTTCTTGGCCATCGGTGTAGTTCGGGCTTACCGGTCGAACCCTGAGGATTTCATTCCCTTTCATGCAGTGGCTCAAGTGGATCACACCATGAGGGTGATTTTGGGTTTTCTGGTATTTCTGACGATCCTGAAGATGCTCCAGTATTCCAGGGTCTTTTACGATGTGCGTCTGGCTCAGAGGGCCATCCAGATTGCCCTTCCTGGCATCTGCCACATGGCATTGGTGGTGTCCGTGTATTTCTTTGTCTTCATGGCATTTGGGTACTTGGTGTTCGGGCAGCACGAGTGGAACTACAGTGACATGATCCACGCCACCCAGACAATGTTTTCCTACTGTGTCTCAGCTTTTGAGAACACGGAATTTTTCAATAACCGGGTTCTCGGGGTCCTCTTCCTCTCATCTTTCATGCTGGTGATGATCTGCATATTGATCAACTTATTTCGTGCTGTGATTTTGTCAGCCTATGAGGAAATGAAGCAGCCCGTGTATGAGGAGCCCTCAGAAGAAGTGGAAGCCATGACTTATCTGTGTCGGTGCCTAAGATCTGCTTTTTGCTGCCTGTGCTTCAAGCCCAGGGCGGAAGACGAGCCCAAGTTCTTCATCAACATGGTGTACGGGCAGCCAGAGAAGAACAGCCGCCACTACCTGGGGCTGAAGACCAGAAACATTAATGGGAAGAAAATGGTTTACCTCGTCGTGTGA